A genome region from Bacillota bacterium includes the following:
- the nuoI gene encoding NADH-quinone oxidoreductase subunit NuoI, with product MITQVARRFVKTVLPLAQGLSITFRHQPPFQQPITVEYPEQKRPMYPRTRWRHVLRRYDNGLERCIGCSLCAGACPARCIYVEAAENTDEQRYSPGERYAVRYEINMLRCIFCGYCQEACPTGAIVLRDDYELADYQRSDFIYTKEMLLEPVPAPKEE from the coding sequence ATGATCACACAGGTTGCCAGGCGATTTGTGAAAACGGTGCTTCCTCTGGCACAGGGGTTGAGCATCACCTTCCGACATCAGCCGCCGTTCCAGCAGCCGATTACGGTGGAGTATCCAGAACAGAAGCGACCGATGTATCCGCGCACGCGCTGGCGACATGTGCTGCGTCGCTACGACAACGGGCTGGAGCGATGCATCGGCTGTTCCCTGTGTGCGGGCGCGTGTCCCGCCCGTTGCATCTACGTGGAGGCAGCCGAAAACACCGATGAGCAGCGCTACTCGCCGGGCGAGCGATACGCGGTGCGCTATGAAATCAACATGTTGCGGTGTATCTTCTGCGGATACTGTCAGGAGGCGTGCCCGACGGGCGCCATCGTGCTGCGAGACGACTACGAACTCGCCGATTACCAGCGCAGCGACTTCATCTACACCAAAGAGATGCTGCTGGAACCAGTACCAGCCCCCAAAGAGGAGTGA
- the xerD gene encoding site-specific tyrosine recombinase XerD, with protein sequence MNEYIARFLHYLRVERGASAHTQDAYSRDLQQLAAFAGKRGFALRESLGEDGLLAFAQHLRKQGLAEVSIERKLCAARAFARFLRQEGLLPEEPAASVSAFRLPRKLPNALSRREVDSLLAQPDTRTPIGLRDRAMLELAYAAGLRVSELVGLRLQDVDLQEGFVRVFGKRAKERWVPFGDSAKSAIQDYLRLARPRLLGKRSEDYLFLSERGTPLSRTQFWLRLKQYVQQAGISRPVSPHTLRHSFAVHLLQGGADLRVVQEMLGHASINTTQIYTRVSIDHLREVYTKHHPRA encoded by the coding sequence ATGAACGAATACATTGCCCGATTCCTGCACTACCTGCGTGTGGAGCGGGGCGCCTCTGCCCACACGCAGGACGCCTACTCGCGCGACCTGCAACAGCTCGCCGCGTTTGCCGGAAAACGGGGGTTTGCGCTGCGAGAATCTCTGGGCGAGGACGGTCTGCTGGCTTTCGCACAGCATTTGCGTAAACAGGGACTGGCAGAGGTGAGCATCGAGCGCAAATTGTGTGCCGCGCGGGCATTTGCACGCTTCCTGCGGCAGGAAGGCCTTTTGCCCGAAGAGCCAGCCGCCTCCGTTTCCGCCTTTCGCCTCCCCCGCAAACTGCCCAACGCCCTTTCACGCCGCGAGGTGGACAGCCTGCTTGCTCAACCGGATACCCGAACCCCCATCGGACTGCGCGACCGGGCGATGCTGGAGCTGGCGTATGCGGCGGGCTTGCGCGTTTCGGAGCTGGTCGGTTTGCGCTTGCAGGACGTCGACCTGCAGGAAGGCTTCGTGCGTGTGTTTGGTAAGCGGGCAAAGGAGCGATGGGTGCCTTTCGGGGATAGCGCCAAATCCGCAATCCAGGATTACCTGCGCCTCGCGCGCCCTCGTCTGCTCGGCAAACGCAGCGAGGACTACCTTTTTCTCAGTGAGCGGGGCACCCCGCTATCGCGCACGCAGTTCTGGCTGAGGCTGAAGCAGTATGTGCAGCAGGCTGGTATCTCGCGTCCTGTCAGCCCGCACACCCTGCGCCACTCGTTTGCCGTGCATCTGTTGCAAGGAGGAGCAGACCTGCGCGTGGTGCAGGAGATGTTGGGGCACGCCAGCATCAACACCACCCAAATCTACACCCGGGTAAGCATCGACCACCTGCGCGAAGTGTACACGAAGCACCATCCGAGGGCGTAG
- a CDS encoding insulinase family protein, with translation MRKSLKGLLVPITYVVVLVHISQASHSEPVKRILSNGMVIVVSHEPSARVVALEAFLKVGVWAEPEDKRGIGLLVSRSLFGSTTNETMQTLAQEIERVGGEVRAYWQPDYTQISITTVAEAFDDAAWLLAEGVKNAQFEPEVVERAKQEALAEAQAERNIKFRSTFMALRTLLYPPEHPYAYPFSSDPAYIQRATPQDLQDFHRRFYTPDNLVIVVVGNVPAERVVEKFTTLFGSWEARSAVRRPNLTWTPLRESLSKVREQAGNTAYIMAGYPVPGITSAEYPALTVLDAILGRGKSSRIFTNLRDASGIGYEIGSFYPPLSGGSCLLGFVEIAPYRISAGGIPVLIVDDVQKALVQQMQSVRTEPPSEQEVERAKRLVIGSYALRHQRVRDRAYFLGWYECIGLGYQFDRQFADRVAAVKREDVLRLAEKYLRNVAIAVTMPRD, from the coding sequence ATGAGAAAGAGCCTGAAGGGTTTGCTTGTGCCGATAACCTATGTTGTCGTGCTCGTTCACATCAGCCAGGCTTCCCATTCTGAGCCGGTGAAGCGTATCCTGAGCAACGGCATGGTGATTGTGGTGTCCCATGAGCCATCCGCGCGGGTGGTGGCGCTGGAGGCGTTCCTCAAAGTCGGCGTATGGGCGGAGCCAGAGGACAAACGCGGCATCGGCTTGCTGGTGTCGCGCAGCCTGTTCGGCAGCACGACGAACGAGACCATGCAGACCCTTGCGCAGGAGATCGAGCGCGTAGGCGGCGAGGTGCGCGCTTACTGGCAACCCGATTATACGCAAATCTCCATCACCACCGTTGCCGAGGCTTTTGACGACGCCGCCTGGTTGCTGGCGGAGGGCGTGAAGAACGCACAGTTCGAACCAGAGGTGGTGGAGAGGGCAAAGCAAGAAGCACTGGCAGAGGCGCAGGCGGAGCGAAACATCAAGTTCCGAAGTACCTTTATGGCGTTGCGAACGCTGTTGTATCCGCCCGAACATCCGTACGCTTATCCGTTCAGCAGTGACCCCGCTTATATCCAGCGGGCTACGCCTCAGGACCTGCAGGATTTTCACCGCCGCTTCTACACACCCGACAATCTGGTTATTGTGGTGGTGGGCAACGTGCCTGCGGAACGGGTGGTAGAAAAGTTCACCACGCTGTTTGGCAGCTGGGAGGCGCGCAGTGCGGTGCGTCGTCCCAACCTCACCTGGACGCCTCTTCGGGAATCGCTGAGCAAAGTACGCGAGCAGGCGGGCAACACTGCATACATCATGGCAGGTTATCCCGTACCGGGCATCACCTCCGCCGAGTATCCCGCGCTGACGGTGCTGGACGCCATTTTGGGCAGGGGCAAAAGCTCACGTATCTTCACCAACCTGCGAGACGCCTCGGGAATCGGCTACGAGATAGGTTCCTTCTATCCGCCCCTGTCCGGGGGAAGCTGCCTGTTGGGCTTCGTGGAGATTGCGCCCTATCGGATTAGTGCTGGGGGGATACCCGTGCTGATAGTGGACGACGTGCAGAAAGCACTGGTTCAGCAGATGCAGTCGGTGCGCACGGAACCTCCCTCCGAACAGGAAGTGGAACGGGCAAAGAGACTGGTGATTGGCTCGTATGCGTTGCGTCATCAACGGGTGCGCGACCGCGCTTACTTTCTCGGCTGGTATGAGTGTATCGGGCTGGGTTACCAGTTCGACCGGCAATTTGCGGACAGAGTCGCGGCGGTCAAGCGGGAAGACGTGTTGCGCCTCGCCGAGAAGTACCTGCGAAACGTGGCGATAGCGGTCACCATGCCGAGGGACTAG
- a CDS encoding zf-HC2 domain-containing protein yields the protein MMNCGKVQNLLSCYIDRELSGVDMLAIQRHLDGCSDCRREYLTLLQVKRLLSEMPMVAPSASLEDRLVERVLGASAPANRWRFILPRQLVRPLALAAALGAIAVGVWYFGVQARTPSERDIATAPGIANEIDHATLDAYLSGKLHLRQQPFVPAEIPLYPYDNRASLVSVRYYR from the coding sequence ATGATGAACTGCGGTAAAGTGCAGAACTTGCTCTCTTGTTACATCGATAGAGAGCTATCGGGTGTCGATATGCTTGCCATCCAGAGGCATCTGGATGGATGCTCAGATTGCCGTCGCGAATACCTTACTCTGCTTCAGGTCAAGCGTCTGCTCAGTGAGATGCCCATGGTGGCTCCGTCTGCTTCTCTCGAAGACCGTTTGGTAGAGAGGGTGCTTGGCGCCTCTGCTCCTGCGAACAGGTGGCGTTTCATCCTGCCCAGACAGCTGGTTCGCCCACTGGCACTGGCAGCTGCATTGGGGGCGATTGCAGTGGGAGTATGGTACTTTGGCGTACAGGCGCGAACGCCGTCGGAGCGAGACATCGCCACTGCACCAGGCATAGCCAACGAAATAGACCATGCCACTCTGGATGCCTACCTCTCTGGCAAACTGCATCTTCGGCAGCAACCGTTTGTGCCAGCAGAGATCCCACTGTACCCGTATGATAACCGGGCTTCGCTGGTCTCCGTCCGATATTATCGGTGA
- a CDS encoding GNAT family N-acetyltransferase: MSCLQIEIREAEPADAPALARLYVEAFGSKLQWAFGKYADAMPAIVLELLLHDQMRLSEALVAEADGQVAGMAVLRRDHKHRVRWLKVWQIVRRHVGGWRVFTATFIMAAMCSNLCTPTRSYLEALAVDPHYRGQGIGTLLLERCFEESQRAGKREISLHVVDTNPRARQLYERMGFRTLRTERFAWFASRWMGFSAQDYMVRPL, from the coding sequence ATGTCCTGCCTGCAGATAGAGATACGGGAGGCTGAACCAGCAGATGCCCCTGCGCTGGCGCGCCTTTATGTGGAGGCGTTCGGCTCGAAGCTGCAGTGGGCGTTCGGGAAATATGCCGACGCCATGCCAGCCATCGTGCTGGAGCTGTTGTTACACGACCAGATGCGTTTAAGCGAAGCACTGGTTGCGGAAGCCGATGGTCAGGTTGCGGGCATGGCGGTGTTGAGGCGCGACCACAAACACCGTGTCCGATGGCTGAAAGTGTGGCAGATAGTACGACGGCATGTGGGGGGATGGCGCGTTTTCACCGCAACCTTCATCATGGCTGCCATGTGCAGCAACCTGTGTACGCCCACCCGTTCGTATCTCGAGGCGCTGGCGGTGGATCCGCACTATCGGGGGCAGGGCATCGGCACGCTGTTGCTGGAAAGGTGCTTTGAGGAGTCACAGCGAGCTGGCAAGCGTGAAATCTCTCTGCACGTCGTGGACACCAACCCTCGCGCCAGGCAGCTGTATGAGCGCATGGGTTTTCGCACGCTGCGCACGGAACGCTTCGCATGGTTTGCCTCACGCTGGATGGGCTTCAGCGCACAGGACTACATGGTGCGACCGCTGTAA
- a CDS encoding NADH-quinone oxidoreductase subunit B, with the protein MAKRIVEIAAHDSTTPQIPGLQQQGNILLAKLEDLVRWGRVNSLWPLTFGLACCAIEMMSTVSARFDISRFGSEVFRPSPRQADVMIVAGRVSKKMGPVLRQLYDQMPNPKWVISMGACASCGGVFNNYAILQGVDQIVPVDVYVPGCPPSPDALLYGLLQLQRKIRQQHHGMIVELPLLKRTEVSSG; encoded by the coding sequence ATGGCAAAACGCATTGTGGAGATAGCCGCGCATGATTCCACCACGCCGCAGATACCCGGCTTGCAACAGCAAGGCAATATCCTGCTGGCGAAGCTGGAAGACCTGGTGCGCTGGGGGCGCGTGAACAGCCTCTGGCCTCTCACCTTCGGGCTGGCGTGTTGCGCTATCGAGATGATGTCCACCGTGTCGGCACGGTTCGACATCTCTCGCTTCGGTTCGGAGGTGTTTCGCCCCAGCCCGAGGCAGGCGGACGTGATGATTGTGGCGGGGCGGGTGTCCAAGAAGATGGGTCCCGTCTTGCGCCAGCTGTACGACCAGATGCCCAACCCCAAGTGGGTTATCTCGATGGGGGCGTGTGCCTCCTGCGGAGGGGTGTTCAATAACTACGCCATCCTGCAAGGAGTGGACCAAATAGTGCCGGTGGACGTGTACGTGCCGGGTTGCCCGCCGTCACCCGACGCCTTGCTTTACGGTTTGTTGCAGTTACAGCGCAAGATTCGCCAGCAACATCATGGGATGATTGTCGAACTGCCTCTCCTGAAGCGTACGGAGGTATCCAGCGGATGA
- a CDS encoding ThuA domain-containing protein: protein MNAMWLLVAICVLVIVSTTPADAQRAGTSAKAKKRLLVVSHTAGFRHEGAIKSFDKVIAELAEKSGQFTVDYCRTAEDVKQMMSPEALKKYDGVIFSNTTGNIGIPDLQAFLNWVKSGKGVIGIHAAADTYHDEPAFIEMLGGEFLTHGAQCEVEVIVEDAKHPAMTHLAPRFRVFDEIYEFKNNDRAKLHVLGSMDRHPPDGHPQAGQPGDYLLIWCKPYGKGRVFYTGLGHREDVIESEWYKQHILGGIRWALGIIRNPQPRIGQPAAR, encoded by the coding sequence ATGAACGCAATGTGGTTGCTAGTGGCGATTTGCGTGCTGGTCATAGTGTCCACCACTCCCGCCGATGCCCAGCGGGCGGGGACTTCTGCTAAGGCGAAGAAACGCCTGCTGGTGGTGTCGCATACGGCGGGCTTTCGTCACGAGGGAGCCATCAAGAGCTTCGACAAAGTGATCGCAGAGCTTGCCGAAAAGTCGGGGCAATTCACGGTAGATTACTGCCGCACTGCCGAGGATGTGAAGCAGATGATGTCGCCGGAAGCGCTGAAGAAGTACGATGGCGTGATATTCTCCAACACCACCGGCAACATCGGCATCCCCGACCTGCAGGCGTTTCTGAACTGGGTGAAGTCCGGGAAAGGGGTCATCGGTATTCATGCCGCAGCAGACACCTACCACGATGAGCCTGCTTTTATCGAGATGCTGGGCGGTGAGTTTCTCACGCACGGCGCGCAGTGTGAAGTCGAGGTGATTGTAGAAGATGCGAAACACCCGGCCATGACGCACCTGGCGCCCCGATTTCGCGTCTTCGACGAAATCTACGAGTTCAAGAACAATGACCGTGCGAAACTGCACGTGCTGGGTTCAATGGACAGGCATCCGCCCGACGGTCACCCGCAGGCTGGCCAGCCCGGCGATTACCTGCTGATATGGTGTAAACCCTACGGCAAGGGACGTGTCTTCTACACCGGGCTGGGACATCGTGAGGATGTTATCGAAAGCGAGTGGTACAAGCAGCATATTCTGGGAGGTATCCGCTGGGCGCTGGGCATCATCAGGAACCCCCAGCCTCGCATCGGTCAGCCAGCAGCCAGATGA
- a CDS encoding carboxypeptidase-like regulatory domain-containing protein, translating into MWVVFDWWTTSGGPARPIVRTYTISGKVELGDWGGDVTAVPIVVQLRNAGSTDPLRTVTHYVDSAGNYSLPDVPNGNYDLAFKASHWLRKVVRNVRVSGAKVGGVNASLTNGDNEVTLLDFGGLVAAFGSVPGDSNWNPDADLDGDAEVTLFDFGVLVRHFGEIGDE; encoded by the coding sequence GTGTGGGTAGTGTTTGACTGGTGGACGACCTCCGGCGGTCCCGCACGCCCGATTGTGCGCACCTACACCATCAGCGGGAAGGTGGAGCTGGGCGACTGGGGCGGAGATGTCACCGCTGTGCCGATAGTGGTGCAGTTGCGCAACGCGGGTAGCACCGACCCGCTTCGCACGGTGACGCACTATGTAGACAGCGCAGGCAACTATTCTCTGCCCGATGTCCCGAACGGCAATTACGACCTGGCGTTCAAGGCGAGCCACTGGCTGCGCAAGGTGGTGCGCAACGTGAGGGTGAGCGGTGCGAAAGTGGGCGGTGTGAACGCCTCGCTAACTAACGGGGACAACGAGGTGACGCTGCTTGACTTCGGCGGTCTGGTGGCGGCGTTTGGCAGTGTTCCGGGCGACAGCAACTGGAACCCGGATGCCGACTTAGACGGTGATGCAGAGGTGACGCTGTTTGACTTTGGTGTGCTGGTGCGCCACTTCGGCGAAATAGGCGATGAGTGA
- a CDS encoding sigma-70 family RNA polymerase sigma factor codes for MEWTKEVTAGWQDARAEFETLMRRHHRTVFNIAYRLTGNRDDAEDLTQEAFIRAFRFFDRYNRNMPFENWMYRIVNNAFIDMLRRRPKLQVQSLDQPLNIQDSDRDVQLEIPDAAANPETIVMSEELEDYIQRALDALPPDFRTTVILADIQGLSYEEIAEAMRCSLGTVRSRLHRGRRFLRQRIEAYQQAKARGEVTE; via the coding sequence ATGGAATGGACCAAAGAGGTAACTGCCGGCTGGCAGGATGCGCGAGCGGAGTTTGAAACGCTCATGCGCCGTCATCATCGGACGGTGTTTAACATTGCCTACCGCCTGACCGGCAACAGAGACGATGCGGAGGACCTGACGCAAGAGGCGTTTATCCGTGCGTTCCGGTTCTTTGACCGGTACAATCGGAATATGCCTTTTGAGAACTGGATGTACCGCATCGTTAATAACGCCTTTATCGATATGCTGCGTCGGCGACCGAAACTGCAGGTGCAATCATTAGACCAGCCGCTGAATATCCAGGACTCAGACAGAGATGTGCAGCTGGAGATACCCGATGCAGCTGCGAATCCTGAAACGATTGTGATGTCGGAGGAGTTGGAGGACTACATCCAGCGCGCTCTGGATGCTCTGCCACCCGATTTCCGAACGACGGTGATACTGGCAGACATTCAGGGGTTATCTTACGAAGAGATTGCCGAGGCGATGCGTTGTTCGCTGGGCACGGTACGCTCACGCTTGCATCGCGGCAGGCGGTTTCTTCGCCAACGCATCGAAGCGTACCAGCAAGCTAAAGCGCGTGGAGAGGTGACTGAATGA
- a CDS encoding rRNA pseudouridine synthase — translation MSERPQRLQKILAQAGYGSRRACEQLILQARMRINGQVVTQLGVQADPQCDVIEVDGKRVQLSEEHTYILLHKPAGVVTTRRDAHAARTVMDLLQGVTAAVFPVGRLDADITGALLLTDEGELAYRLTHPRYGVPKTYLVEVRGEVGEEAVRRLREGVLLEHGMTAPAQVQKVRYLAGRRTTLLRLTIHEGRKRQVKRMCMAVGHPVVRLHRERFGHLTLHQLPVGAWRYLTDEEIVALRRAVGLAS, via the coding sequence ATGAGTGAGCGTCCGCAACGGTTGCAGAAAATCCTGGCGCAGGCGGGGTATGGTTCGCGGCGGGCGTGCGAACAGCTTATCCTGCAGGCGCGCATGCGCATAAACGGGCAGGTGGTAACGCAACTGGGCGTGCAGGCTGACCCGCAGTGCGACGTGATTGAAGTGGACGGCAAGCGGGTGCAACTGTCCGAAGAACACACCTACATCTTGCTGCACAAGCCGGCAGGCGTGGTTACCACCCGCCGCGATGCACACGCCGCTCGCACGGTGATGGACTTGCTGCAAGGCGTCACCGCTGCTGTCTTTCCGGTCGGTCGTCTGGACGCCGATATCACAGGAGCGCTGCTGCTCACCGATGAAGGTGAGCTGGCGTATCGTCTAACGCACCCGCGCTATGGGGTGCCGAAAACCTATTTGGTGGAGGTGCGTGGCGAAGTGGGCGAAGAAGCGGTCCGACGCCTGCGGGAGGGCGTCCTACTGGAACACGGCATGACCGCTCCCGCGCAGGTGCAGAAGGTGCGGTATCTTGCCGGTCGCAGAACCACCCTGTTGCGCCTGACCATTCACGAGGGGCGCAAGCGACAGGTGAAACGGATGTGCATGGCGGTCGGGCACCCGGTCGTACGCCTGCACCGCGAACGGTTTGGGCACCTCACGCTGCACCAATTGCCCGTTGGCGCATGGAGATACCTCACCGACGAAGAGATCGTTGCCCTCCGTCGCGCTGTAGGGCTCGCCTCTTAA
- a CDS encoding citrate synthase (catalyzes the formation of citrate from acetyl-CoA and oxaloacetate) encodes MMVSKGLEDVVAGTSALSDVNGQTGKLLYRGYDIDDLAEHATFEEVIYLLWFGKLPNKREYQYLCEQLIANRELPAQVMKLLFDLPPRAKPMQLLRTLVSVLDLYDPDADDSSPDANLRKAIRLTARIPTIITSIERIRSGELPLKNNPNLCHAANFLYTLTGTEPDALSVRAMDVALILQADHEFNASTFTARVITSTLSDMYSAVVGAIGALAGPLHGGANERVMRMLIDIGTPDRAEEYVKGLLLQKQRVMGFGHRVYKTEDPRAKHLKRLSRQLGERQGNLRWYEISEKVEEVMLREKGLYCNVDFYSASVQYMLGIPVDMFTPLFASSRVVGWAAHVMEQLQDNRLIRPRAEYVGPRECKWVPMEERE; translated from the coding sequence ATGATGGTATCAAAGGGACTGGAAGATGTCGTCGCGGGTACTTCCGCCCTCAGCGATGTGAACGGACAGACCGGGAAACTGCTGTACCGGGGTTACGACATCGACGACCTGGCGGAGCATGCGACCTTCGAAGAGGTCATCTACCTCCTTTGGTTTGGCAAGCTGCCTAACAAGAGGGAGTATCAGTATTTGTGCGAGCAGCTGATTGCCAACCGGGAGCTCCCCGCCCAGGTCATGAAGCTGTTGTTTGACCTTCCGCCGCGCGCCAAGCCCATGCAGTTGCTGCGCACGCTCGTTTCGGTATTGGACCTGTATGACCCGGATGCAGACGACAGCTCGCCAGATGCGAATTTGCGCAAAGCCATCCGTCTAACCGCGCGTATCCCGACCATCATTACCTCCATCGAGCGCATCCGCAGCGGCGAGCTGCCGCTGAAGAACAATCCCAATCTGTGCCATGCGGCAAACTTCCTGTATACCCTGACGGGTACGGAGCCAGATGCCCTGAGCGTGCGGGCGATGGATGTGGCTTTGATTTTGCAGGCGGACCATGAGTTTAACGCTTCGACCTTCACCGCGCGGGTGATTACCTCCACCCTGTCGGATATGTACTCGGCGGTGGTAGGCGCGATTGGCGCATTAGCGGGACCTTTGCACGGCGGAGCCAATGAGCGTGTCATGCGAATGTTGATCGATATCGGCACGCCCGACCGCGCCGAGGAGTACGTCAAGGGACTGCTGTTGCAAAAGCAGCGCGTGATGGGGTTCGGACACCGCGTGTACAAGACCGAAGACCCCCGTGCCAAGCACCTGAAACGCCTGTCTCGCCAGCTCGGCGAGCGGCAGGGCAATCTGCGCTGGTACGAGATTTCCGAAAAGGTCGAAGAGGTGATGTTGCGGGAGAAGGGGCTATACTGCAACGTGGACTTCTACTCGGCATCGGTGCAATATATGCTGGGCATTCCTGTAGACATGTTTACCCCCCTGTTTGCCAGCAGCCGCGTTGTGGGATGGGCTGCTCATGTCATGGAGCAGCTGCAAGACAACCGGCTGATTCGCCCGCGTGCGGAGTATGTGGGACCACGGGAGTGCAAGTGGGTACCCATGGAAGAACGCGAATAG
- a CDS encoding ornithine cyclodeaminase family protein: MAFFLTEAQVHHLLTVPEALDAVERAFAAEGQAEVLNNPRQRLYLPDGVFHIMSAALLGEGVFGFKAYASFAPKTRFLFFLYDADNGNLLCVMEADRLGQIRTGAASGVATRYMARHDARTLGIIGAGWQAQTQVEAICAVRPVARVKVYSRHPEKREDFAEMMSQRLGISVVPADTAEEATRGSAIVVCATTAREPVLFGEWLDEGTHVNAIGANAFSRRELDVCVFARCHTVAVDDKEQARIEAGELITAIEARKLNWRQVIELADIVAGRVPGRTDPAEVTLFKSLGVALEDVAVAHVVYRKALAQGVGQSLPF, encoded by the coding sequence ATGGCGTTTTTCCTGACTGAGGCACAGGTACACCATTTGCTCACGGTACCGGAGGCGCTGGACGCGGTAGAGCGGGCTTTCGCGGCAGAGGGGCAGGCGGAAGTGCTGAATAACCCGCGCCAGCGCCTCTACCTGCCCGATGGCGTGTTCCACATCATGAGCGCAGCGTTGCTGGGGGAGGGCGTGTTTGGCTTCAAGGCATACGCCTCTTTCGCCCCCAAAACGCGCTTTCTCTTCTTCCTCTACGACGCGGATAATGGAAACCTGCTGTGTGTGATGGAAGCGGACCGGCTGGGGCAGATACGCACAGGTGCGGCGTCGGGGGTGGCGACCCGCTACATGGCAAGGCACGATGCCCGCACGCTGGGTATCATCGGCGCAGGCTGGCAGGCTCAAACGCAGGTGGAAGCGATATGTGCGGTGCGCCCTGTGGCTCGCGTGAAAGTGTATTCACGCCACCCGGAGAAGCGCGAAGACTTTGCCGAGATGATGAGCCAGAGGCTGGGCATCTCGGTGGTGCCAGCAGATACCGCCGAAGAAGCCACGCGCGGAAGCGCGATCGTCGTGTGCGCCACTACAGCACGCGAACCGGTATTGTTCGGGGAGTGGCTGGACGAGGGCACGCATGTCAACGCTATCGGTGCAAACGCCTTCTCGCGTCGTGAGCTGGATGTCTGCGTGTTTGCACGATGCCACACCGTGGCTGTTGACGACAAAGAGCAGGCACGCATCGAAGCGGGAGAGCTGATTACCGCTATCGAGGCGCGCAAACTGAATTGGCGGCAGGTGATAGAACTGGCGGACATCGTGGCGGGACGTGTGCCAGGACGCACGGACCCCGCCGAAGTCACGCTGTTCAAGAGCCTCGGGGTAGCGCTGGAAGATGTGGCGGTGGCTCATGTCGTCTACCGCAAAGCGCTGGCGCAGGGAGTGGGGCAGTCGCTGCCGTTCTAA
- a CDS encoding PEP-CTERM sorting domain-containing protein yields MLALDASAQVRIYDTIYNAAGTDYELTGLTFTGVLPRYRIADGLGVSLSVPHYLNRLDFVLVVATAGTFTDLSAEIAVYNAWDPNAPGSVFSNLATSVTVPLDDVTTTGATAYIYQVSIPSGVVLDTNPNKGVVITLRRGGVLDNNLSLGIVNRLPNPGSEVVADLWYRDANDNGIIEATDARTFGGGRDFDNVALTLWATPVPEPASFLVIGAGLAGLAALRRRR; encoded by the coding sequence ATGCTGGCACTGGATGCTTCCGCACAGGTTCGGATTTATGACACCATCTACAATGCGGCGGGCACAGACTATGAACTGACCGGACTGACCTTTACCGGCGTATTGCCACGCTACCGCATCGCAGATGGGTTGGGGGTAAGCCTGTCGGTGCCTCACTACCTGAATCGCTTGGACTTCGTGCTGGTCGTCGCTACTGCGGGCACGTTTACCGACCTGAGCGCGGAGATTGCGGTCTACAATGCATGGGACCCGAACGCCCCGGGCTCGGTCTTTAGCAACCTGGCGACGTCGGTCACTGTGCCGCTGGACGACGTGACCACGACTGGCGCGACCGCCTATATCTATCAGGTCTCGATACCGTCGGGAGTGGTGCTGGACACGAACCCGAACAAGGGTGTGGTAATCACCTTGCGGCGTGGCGGCGTGCTGGATAACAACCTGTCGCTGGGCATCGTGAACCGCTTGCCCAATCCCGGCAGTGAGGTTGTTGCCGACCTGTGGTACCGCGACGCCAACGACAACGGCATCATTGAGGCTACCGACGCGCGAACCTTTGGTGGCGGGCGCGACTTCGACAACGTGGCGTTGACGCTGTGGGCGACGCCTGTGCCCGAGCCGGCAAGCTTCTTAGTCATCGGGGCGGGGTTGGCTGGTTTAGCCGCCCTTCGCCGCCGCCGCTAG